The Oncorhynchus keta strain PuntledgeMale-10-30-2019 chromosome 28, Oket_V2, whole genome shotgun sequence DNA segment agagagagagagagaagatttgagagagagagaggaattgagagagagaggatttgagagagagagagagagacagagagagagacacggagagagaaagagagagagaggggcattgaGAAAGGTAAGTGTGAGGGGAGGAAAATGGCTACAGGTTAAATTACAGATGAAGACAATCGAGGATTAATGATCCGCGACATTTTCACAACGCAGAGCTGTCCAAGGACAGAGTACAGAGGGGAGATGCCAGCGACCCGGTCTACGTCCCAAacagcacactattccctatacagtgcactgctTTATAACCAGGGCCCTAGTTCCTACGTAATGTATAGgggaatatgttgccatttgGAACGTAGACCAGTAATTGGAGGAGCATGTAACTTCAGATACAGACAGAAAGAGAACTTTACTCTCTAGTTAAAGAAAACCCCCAACATTTACTGTACCTGGTATGTGGTTGTCTTGGACaaatgttgaaatgtttttaaTTTAGTTTTATTTCTTGGTTACTTGTAAGTGTACAAGAAAGTCttgagtttatttttttatttttatcccaATTGAAATACCTTCCTCTTAGTTTAGGTTAAACAATTGTGTTAACGCTGACCACTGCATCTCTCCTGGCTCATAAAGCCACAATACGTTCTCAATAGATCTCTCATGAGCTTGATTTCATCGACCCATATTTAACTTGGCAAAGAAAAACTCCTCGGGACGGAATGTCCACAATGCCAATTATAAAGAATGTGTAAATATATTATAAAGTACAATTCACGTGAGATCAtctcttgtaaaaaaaaaatgaacactTCAAAAAAAAGTCTAAGATTTATACACTAATGAACATGAGGGGCAGTAAAAGTGTCATTTGTGGACTTCTCACATGTGTTTTACAGTTCCCATGGAGTGACTGGTGGCTGCTACACATACCAGGCGACACAGGAGGGACGACTGGAGGAGAGGGCCAAGCAACTCAATATCATGTGGATGTAGACGGAATACACATGGGAGTAAGTGAATCACAACTTCACAAAGATAAACTGACTAACAGAGTAAACTGTAGACTAGGTGCTGACTAACAGAGTAAACTGTAGACTAGGTGCTGACTAACAGAGTAAACTGTAGACTAGGTGCTGACTAACAGAGTAAACTGTAGACTAGGTGCTGACTAACAGAGTAAACTGAAGACTAGGTGCTGACTAACAGAGTAAACTGTAGACTAGGTGCTGACTAACAGAGTAAACTGTAGACTAGGTGCTGACTAACAGAGTAAACTGTAGACTAGGTGCTGACTAACAGAGTAAACTGTAGACTAGGTGCTGACTAACAGAGTAAACTGAAGACTAGGTGCTGACTAACAGAGTAAACTGAAGACTAGGTGATGACTAACAGAGTAAACTGAAGACTAGGTGCCGACTAACAGAGTAAACTGTAGACTaggtgctggctaacagagtaAACTGAAGACTAGGTGCTGACTAACAGAGTAAACTGTAGGCTAGGTGCTGACTAACAGAGTAAACTGTAGACTAGGTGTTGACTAACAGAGTAAACTGTAGACTAGGTGCTGACTAACAGAGTAAACTGTAGGCTAGGTGCTGACTAACAGAGTAAACTGTAGACTAGGTGTTGACTAACAGAGTAAGCTGTAGACTaggtgctggctaacagagtaAACTGTAGACTAGGTGCTGACTAACAGAGTAAACTGAAGACTAGGTGATGACTAACAGAGTAAACTGTAGACTAGGTGCTGACTAACAGAGTAAACTGAAGACTAGGTGCTGACTAACAGAGTAAACTGAAGACTAGGTGATGACTAACAGAGTAAACTGAAGACTAGGTGCCGACTAACAGAGTAAACTGTAGACTaggtgctggctaacagagtaAACTGAAGACTAGGTGCTGACTAACAGAGTAAACTGTAGACTAGGTGCTGACTAACAGAGTAAATTGTAGGCTAGGTGATGACTAACACAGGGTAAACTGTAGACTAGGTGCTGACTAACAGAGTAAACTGTAGACTAGGTGCTGACTAACAGAGTAAACTGTAGACTAGGTGCTGACTAACAGAGTAAACTGTAGGCTAGGTGCTGACTAACAGAGTAAACTGTAGACTAGGTGTTGACTAACAGAGTAAGCTGTAGACTaggtgctggctaacagagtaAACTGTAGACTAGGTGCTGGCTAACACAGGGTAAACCAGAGAGAGGACACTttaaccagaccagagagagggcaCTTTAACCCGACCAGAGAGAGGGCTAAGTGGTCAACCAACCAACCCCAGTAGGGTGAGTCCTGACCTGGAGTACCATGAACGTGGCCACATACCCTGGTCTCAGATCAGCTTGGCATTCCCCCTTATTGGTTACAGTTAAGAGTTGGCAAGaagaagctgatcctagatctggcGCTGTAGTTTGACATGTTCCTCTTGTTAGAGGAATTCTGTTGCAAGGCAGTCTGAGTGAGAGAGCTGTGTCAGAAAGACTGAGAGGCCCAGTGTAATATGCTTGACCCTTTGGTTAACCTGTCGAAAAATGGTGTACTCGTCTAGATGTTGTTTTCATTCATCCGGTCTCAGCCTGGATTAATTTATCTATCTAATGATTTCCATTTTGCTACGCACCACATTTAGACGTTGATAGATCGCTGGTTAAAAAATGAACCTTTTCCTCCTCAACCAGCCTGTTACAGTACTGACTTTTGGCTCTCTGCAGGCCAACGTCTCAAataacactctattccctacttagtgcactaccatagggctctggtcaaaagtagtgcactatacagagactagggtgccatttgggatgtagaatATCTTGCATGTTATGTGTGGTGATCAGCTGCCCTCAGACCAAGAGACCTTGGAAGGACAGATTGTGTTCCTTCCTCCTCACTCTGTTTTCCCCATTCCAACCTGCTACACTTTATCTTAGTTTCCCTCTGACCAGGAGTTATTCTCATGAGTTATGGCGTAATAAAATGATCGAGACAAAAGTGTAGGTAATGTcaatgtaataatgttatatcCATAATTTCTCTATTAAGGTTTGGAAACGCCACCGGGATTCTTATCCGGAGGGTTTTAACTTTAGAGCGAGAGTCAGCACTCTGGCTTTTCTTAATGATCATGTTCTGATTCCAACAGGTCTCTCCTCATTCCAACCTGTGGTTGATCAGGTATCTTTTACATAGTTACATGGGCTTTGCACGAGGTTCCATGTGGGTTACTCTAATGTAAACTGTAAAATGTAGAGGTTATTtcatataaaataatatatatttaaaacatttaaaaaacattttcatCAAGATAAAAAATAGATGGTGCTGAAAGTGCATTGATTTGGTCGTGAGGTGATGTTCATTTCACTGTTACAAGAGGGCACTTAGTGTCTGTCCAGTTCTGGACTGGAAAAGTAATGTGGCTCCTATTATTACATGCAATAAGACTAAACCTTCACAACCCGAGTAGGTGTTGGGAATAAGACTAAACCTTCACAACCTGAGTGGGTGTTGGGCATAAGACTAAACCTTCACAACCTGAGTAGGTGTTGGGAATAAGACTAAACCTTCACAACCTGAGTAGGTGTTGGGAATAAGACTAAACCTTCACAACCTGAGTAGGTGTTGGGCATAATGTTGTTTTAAAGCTTCACAACCTGAGTAGTTGTTGGGAATAAGACTAAACCTTCACAACCTGAGTAGGTGTTGGGAATAAGACTAAAGCTTCACGACCTGAGTAGGTGTTGGGAATAAGACTAAAGCGAGACAACCTGAGCCATGTTGGGAATAAGACTAAACCTTCACAACCTGAGTAGGTGTTGGGAATAAGACTAAAGCTTCACAACCTGAGTAGGTGTTGGGAATAAGACTAAAGCTTCACAACCTGAGTAGGTGTTAGAATTATACTAAACCTTCACAACCGGAGTAGGTGTTGGGAATAAGACTAAACCTTCACAACCTGAGTAGGTGTTATTATACTAAACCTTCACAACCGGAGTAGGTGTTGGGCATAAGACTAAACTTCACAACCTGAGTAGGTGTTGGGAATAAGACTAAACCTTCACAACCTGATAGGTGTTGGGAATAAGGTTTAAACCTTCACAACCTGAGTAGGTGTTGGGAATAAGACTAAACCTTCACGACCTGAGTAGGTGTTGGGAATAAGACTAAACCTTCACAACCTGAGTAGGTGTTGGGCATAAGACTAAACCACAACCTGAGTAGGTGTTGGGAATAAGACTAAACCTTCACAACCTGAGTAGGTGTTGGGAATAAGACTAAACCTTCACAACCTGAGTAGGTGTTGGGAATAAGACTAAACCTTCACAACCTGAGTAGGTGTTGGGCATAAGACTAAACCACAACCTGAGTAGGTGTTGGGAATAAGACTAAACCTTCACAACCTGAGTAGGTGTTGGGAATAAGACTAAACCTTCACAACCTGAGTAGTTGTTGGGAATAAGACTAAACCTTCACAACCTGAGTAGGTGTTGGGAATAAGACTAAACCTTCACAACCCGAGTAGGTGTTGGGAATAAGACTAAACCTTCACAACCTGAGTAGGTGTTGGGAATAAGACTAAACCTTCACAACCTGAGTAGGTGTTGGGAATAAGACTAAACCTTCACAACCTGAGTAGGTGTTGGGAATAAGACTAAACCTTCACAACCTGAGTAGGTGTTGGGAATAATACTAAACCTTCACAACCCGAGTAGGTGTTGGGAATAAGACTAAACCTTCACAACCTGAGTAGGTGTTGGGAATAAGACTAAACCTTCACAACCTGAGTAGGTGTTGGGAATAAGACTAAACCTTCACAACCTGAGTAGTTGTTGGGAATAAGACTAAACCTTCACAACCTGAGTAGGTGTTGGGAATAAGACTAAACCTTCACAACCTGAGTAGGTGTTGGGAATAAGACTAAACCTTCACAACCTGAGTAGGTGTTGGGAATAAGACTAAACCTTCACAACCTGAGTAGGTGTTGGGAATAAGACTAAACCTTCACAACCTGAGTAGGTGTTGGGAATAAGACTAAACCTTCACAACCTGAGTAGGTGTTGGGAATAAGACTAAACCTTCACAACCTGAGTAGGTGTTGGGAATAAGACTAAACCTTCACAACCTGAGTAGGTGTTGGGAATAAGACTAAACCTTCACAACCTGAGTAGGTGTTGGGCATAAGACTAAACCTTCACAACCTGAGTAGGTGTTGGGAATAAGACTAAACCTTCACAACCTGAGTAGGTGTTGGGAATAAGACTAAACCTTCACAACCTGAGTAGTTGTTGGGAATTATACTAAACCTTCACGACCTGAGTAGGTGTTGGGAATAAGACTAAACCTTCACAACCTGAGTAGGTGTTGAGAATAAGACTAAACCTTCACAACCTGAGTAGGTGTTGGGAATAAGACTAAACCTTCACAACCTGAGTAGGTGTTGGGAATAAGACTAAACCTTCACAACCTGAGTAGGTGTTGGGAATAATACTAAACCTTCACAACCTGAGTAGGTGTTGGGAATAAGACTAAAGCTTCACAACCTGAGTAGGTGTTGGGAATAAGACTAAACCTTCACAACCTGAGTAGGTGTTGGGAATAAGACTAAACCTTCACAACCTGAGTAGGTGTTGGGAATAAGACTAAACCTTCACAACCTGAGTAGGTGTTGGGAATAAGACTAAACCTTCACAACCTGAGTAGGTGTTGGGAATAAGACTAAACCTTCACAACCTGAGTAGGTGTTGGGAATAAGACTAAACCTTCACAACCTGAGTAGGTGTTGGGAATAAGACTAAACCTTCACAACCTGAGTAGGTGTTGGGAATAAGACTAAACCTTCACAACCTGAGTAGGTGTTGGGAATAAGACTAAACCTTCACAACCTGAGTAGGTGTTGGGAATAAGACTAAACCTTCACAACCTGAGTAGGTGTTGGGAATAAGACTAAAGCTTCACAACCTGAGTAGGTGTTGGGAATAAGACTAAAGCTTCACAACCTGAGTAGGTGTTGGGAATAAGACTAAACCTTCACAACCGGAGTAGGTGTTGGGAATAAGACTAAACCTTCACAACCTGAGTAGGTGTTGGGAATAATACTAAACCTTCACAACCTGAGTAGGTGTTGGGAATAAGACTAAAGCTTCACAACCTGAGTAGGTGTTGGGCATAAGACTAAACCTTCACAACCCGAGTAGGTGTTGGGAATAAGACTGGTAACTATAACTAATATAAGTAGCTAAGAATTTAACTCCCAAGTTGTTTCATATAATTGAATATACAGTTGACtaggttaaaaaatatatgatAAGTCACTTTTTAGTCTTCATCAATATGTTTTTATTGCATTTCTCCCATGAAAACAGTCTTCATATCGGCTCGTCAAACGGTGTGCGACAAAAGTCTCCCAGAGAGCAACAAAAGTCTCCCAGAGAGCAACAAAAGTCTACCAGAGAGCGACAAAAGTCTCCCAGAGAGCGACAAAAGCCTCCCAGAGAGCAACAAAAGCCTCCCAGAGAGCAACAAAAGTCTCCCAGAGTGCAACAAAAGTCTCCCAGAGAGCAACAAAAGCCTCCCAGAGAGCAACAAAAGTCTCCCAGAGAGCAACAAAAGTCTCCCAGAGAGCAACAAAAGTCTCCCAGAGAGCAACAAAAGTCTCCCAGAGAGCAACAAAAGTCTCCCAGAGAGCAACAAAAGTCTCCCAGAGAGCAACAAAAGTCTCCCAGAGAGCAACAAAAGTCTCCCAGAGAGCAACAAAAGTCTCCCAGAGAGCAACAAAAGCTTCCCAGAGAGCAACAAAAGTCTCCCAGAGAGCAACAAAAGCCTCCCAGAGAGCAACAAAAGTCTCCCAGAGAGCAACAAAAGCCTCCCAGAGAGCAACAAAAGTCTCCCAGAGAGCAACAAAAGTCTCCCAGAGAGCAACAAAAGTCTCCCAGAGAGCAACAAAAGTCTCCCAGAGAGCAACAAAAGCTTCCCAGAGAGCAACAAAAGTCTCCCAGAGAGCAACAAAAGTCTCCCAGAGAGCAACAAAAGCCTCCCAGAGAGCAACAAAAGCTTCCCAGAGAGCAACAAAAGTCTCCCAGAGAGCAACAAAAGCCTCCCAGAGAGCAACAAAAAGTCACTTAGTCTACAGTTTACACATTGATAGAGTTCAAAGACTGTTATTTCAATAGTGAATATATAGGTCGATGTGAACTGTCTCTTTGCGGGTTGTTTATTCAACAGAGTATAAACCACTTCCTCTTCGCGGTAATGAACtcaacaaaaacaaaatatacatatatatttttaaatcagtAGATAAATACCGAAATGACTGACAGGAATTGATATTTTTATCTGAGGGGAAGACTGCTTACCTGATCtagatgatgttgatgatgacgAGTCTGCAGATAGTGACGATGAAAAAATGCCTGATTTGGAATAAAAGGCCTCAAAATCCAGGAAGTCGGGATGGAAGGCAGGAGGAATCATCAAGACTGTCTTGAAATAGAAGGCAGTTGAAACTAAACTTGTCGTAACGGAACCAGAAATGAAATGTTTAAATAATAAAACGTTTTTTTAATTTGACAGTTTCGTGGCGCGAGAGGAGAACTCCGGTCCGCGTCAACACGTCATCAGAAGAAGACGATCAAATGTTTTCCGATTAAAAAACAAtaagacaaacaacaacaaagggAGTATCTCTGTGTCTCATGGTCTTTCCCGTTATTATTCTATTTGTTTAACATATCTACTTTACTGATTTCAAAGGGTAATAATATTACGTgtgtttgtttattatttaaATTGTCTATAAACAAAATATGAATGTGCATATCGTCTATAATTGCAAAATAatcttttttaaataaaaatatgcTAAATTGCATTTAAATTAATTTAATTCTACACTGTAATATATCTATGAAATATCATATTGTTatatgtgtcacgccttggtcttagtatttagtgttttctttattatttggtcaggccagggtgtgacgtgggtttatgttgttgtatttcgtattggggtttttgtattattgggattacggctgagtaggggtgttgtatgggcttggctgcctgaggcggttctcaatcagagtcaggtgattctcgttgtctctgattggaaaccatatttaggtagcctggtttcgctttgtatttcgtgggtgattgttcctgtctctgtgtagtttcaccagataggctgtaattaggtttctcgttccgtttgttgttttgtattttgtatcgttatttcatgtgtcacttttctattaaagtcattgagtaaccactacgctgcatttcggtccgactctctttcgacaaacgaagaacgccgttacaatatgTGATAATGCTTTACATCTTTAATCTCTCAACCCATCGATAATGATTCCAGTGGAAGTGAAAGCttttcccccccacacacagtaagaTAATGATTCCAGTAGAAGTGAAAGCTtttccccccccacacacagtaagaTAATGATTCCAGTAGAAGTGAAAGCTTTTCCCCCCCACACAGTAAGATAAAAGTGGTGCTAAACAGTAAGATATGATTCCAAGAAGTGAAAGCtttccccccacacacagtaagaTAATGATTCCAGTAGAATGAAAGCTTTTAACAGTAAGATAATGATTCCATTTCTtttccccccacacacagtaagaTAATGATTCCATAAGTGAAAGctttcccccccacacacagtaagaTAATGATTCCAGTAGAAGTGAAAGCTTTCCCCCACACAGTAAGATTGATTCCATTTAAAGCTTTTACAGTAAGATAATGATTCCAGTAGGTGAAAGCTTTCCCCCCACACATGTAAGATAAATATATGTTTTCATTGCCAAATGCAAGTGAAAGCTtttccccccacacacagtaagaTAATGACAAAGTTAGCTTTCCCCCACACAGTAAGATAATGATTCCAGTAGAAGTGAAAGCTTTCCCCCCCCCACACAGTAAGATAATGATTCCAGTAGAAGTGATAAAAAGCTTTCCCTAACACACAGTAAGATAATGATTCCTGTCTCTGTAAGATAATGATTCTGAAAGCTCCCCCCACACAGTAAGATAATGATTCTAGCTTTTCCCCCCCTCCAGTAAGATAAGGCTAGCTTTTCCCCCACACAGTAAGATAATGATTCCAGTGTGAGCACAGTAAGATAATGATTCTGAAAGCtttcccccacacacagtaaGATAATGATTCCATGAGcttccccccacacacagtaagaTAATGACCTGAAGTTCTGAGAACACAGTAAGATAATGATTCCATAGTTGAAGCTTCCCCCCACAACAGTAAGATAATGATTCCAGTAGAAGTGAAAGCTTCCCCACACACAGTAAGATAATGATTCCAGTAGAAGTGACGGTGAAAGCTTCCCCCAAGACAGGAAAGGATTTGAGTTTTTAATAAGATAATGCGTGGCCAGTAAGATTATTTCTATTACAACAGTAAGATAATGAGATGACTGATCATTTAAATTCCATATTCAGCGGAACAGCTTTCCCCCCACACAGTAAGATAATGATTCTGGCTTTTCCCCCACACAGTAAGATAATGACATGATACTtttcccccacacacagtaaGATAATGTTTCCTGCTTTACACACAGTAAGATAATGATTCCAGTAGAAGTGAAAGCTTTCCCCACACAGTAAGATAATGATTCCAGTAGAAGTGAAAGTTTCCCCCCCCACAGTAAGATAATGACCTAGCCAGTAAGATATGAATGAAGGCTtttcccccacacacagtaaGATAATGAAGTAGGTGCACACAGATAATGATTCAGTAGAAGAAAGACAAATTTGAGTAATCACAGTAAGTGGCAGACAGTGCCACAGTAAGATAATGACCACTTTGCACACTAAGATA contains these protein-coding regions:
- the wu:fb97g03 gene encoding kininogen-1a, which gives rise to MKTVFISARQTVCDKSLPESNKSLPESNKSLPESDKSLPESDKSLPESNKSLPESNKSLPECNKSLPESNKSLPESNKSLPESNKSLPESNKSLPESNKSLPESNKSLPESNKSLPESNKSLPESNKSLPESNKSLPESNKSFPESNKSLPESNKSLPESNKSLPESNKSLPESNKSLPESNKSLPESNKSLPESNKSLPESNKSFPESNKSLPESNKSLPESNKSLPESNKSFPESNKSLPESNKSLPESNKKSLSLQFTH